From one Papilio machaon chromosome 16, ilPapMach1.1, whole genome shotgun sequence genomic stretch:
- the LOC106715722 gene encoding uncharacterized protein LOC106715722 isoform X2, which yields MSGYLEVKYPFKSNLGLNPFKSWKKQWCILRPSATCGGGSLAVYCSEAGAPAGTVDLPSGCIVKRAKSRTRPHAFAVFSVEEPCKPRVLLAATSHHDAQHWMDKIRNLLNTENLIDEGPVKDSFSVTVLSTELSKKCGLSGADCSVTVGAAGLLVAKPRRLATLLPWPHLVELRPDPDDKNICVLTLDSGFSQGSGVMKLSSPLAGELAAAVRSALRRRALPRAAKLSRSEGDLRSRREVEAEEARRSSWYSGPSEVSLDDTDLIMCKESRPFPAGSLSLRARALLHLAPYEHTDSYDRRSLVSVASGVYEEIAEEPAGGGGGGAARAMAARRALDCEEPTYESVAECLYATVRRARRAPPPPLPPRQHAPLVKLGEAWVSGVSVGAGAAVTRHSSLGSLPRYCHTRTLPKARQPFSVFRKRLKSDSRLASSPKSENSKEIKDVETKKKKFDFPPPRDIFKSFRVSRKMKNLKIGSALVKGETKSCEFLDDTRHVATNRCSKSVECLEGAPPDEPEVDLSLQIDDSGLAALALPPEIVELILRGRDQLAKLRLKEVTVEGDYVPMSPIVPPPPSEHHYIVMSPRTNLV from the exons atgtcAGGGTATTTAGAAGTAAAGTACCCTTTCAAATCAAACCTCGGACTAAATCCTTTCaag TCATGGAAGAAACAATGGTGTATACTCCGGCCAAGTGCGACTTGTGGCGGTGGGTCCTTGGCGGTGTACTGCAGCGAGGCGGGCGCTCCCGCGGGCACAGTGGACCTGCCCTCAGGTTGCATTGTGAAGCGGGCAAAGTCTCGCACTCGCCCGCACGCGTTCGCAGTGTTTTCCGTTGAGGAGCCCTGCAAGCCTCGCGTGCTACTCGCCGCAACTTCCCATCATGATGCGCAACACTGGATGGACAAGATTCGGAACTTACTGAATACTGAAAATTTGATTG ACGAGGGCCCGGTGAAGGACTCGTTCAGTGTGACGGTGTTGAGCACGGAGTTGTCAAAGAAGTGCGGGCTGAGCGGCGCCGACTGCTCGGTTACGGTGGGAGCTGCGGGGCTCCTGGTGGCGAAGCCCCGACGACTGGCGACATTGCTCCCCTGGCCCCACCTAGTCGAACTGCGCCCTGACCCTGATGATAAGAATATATGCGTGCTTACGCTTGATAG TGGGTTCAGTCAAGGCAGCGGTGTAATGAAGCTGTCGAGCCCGCTGGCCGGCGAGCTGGCGGCGGCGGTGCGCAGCGCGTTGCGGCGCCGCGCCCTGCCTCGCGCAGCTAAGCTCAGCCGGAGCGAAGGCGACCTCAGAAGTCGTAGAGAAGTTGAAGCTG aagAGGCGCGGCGCAGCAGCTGGTACAGCGGACCCTCGGAGGTGTCGCTCGACGATACAGACCTCATTATGTGCAAG GAGTCTCGTCCGTTCCCCGCGGGTTCGTTGTCACTGCGGGCGCGTGCGTTGCTGCACCTCGCGCCGTACGAGCACACAGACAG CTACGACCGGCGCTCTCTGGTGTCGGTGGCGTCGGGAGTGTACGAGGAAATCGCGGAGGAGCCGGCTGGGGGTGGGGGTGGGGGTGCAGCGCGGGCGATGGCGGCAAGACGTGCACTGGACTGCGAGGAGCCCACGTATGAGAGTGTGGCGGAGTGCCTGTACGCTACAGTGCGCCGCGCACGACGCGCCCCGCCACCACCACTGCCGCCGAGACAACATGCGCC ACTGGTGAAGCTGGGCGAGGCGTGGGTGAGCGGTGTCAGTGTGGGTGCGGGCGCGGCGGTGACACGACACAGCTCGCTCGGCTCTCTGCCACGATACTGTCACACGCGCACGCTGCCCAAAGCACGCCAGCCCTTCAGCGTCTTCAG AAAAAGACTGAAAAGCGATTCCCGGCTGGCGAGCTCACCGAAATCTGAGAACTCCAAAGAAATCAAAGACGTCGAaacgaagaagaagaaattcGACTTCCCACCGCCGCGGGATATATTCAAGAGCTTCAGAGTTAGCAGGAAGATGAAGAACCTTAAGATCGGCTCCGCGCTGGTGAAAGGCGAGACCAAGAGCTGTGAATTCCTCGATGACACGCGACACGTCGCCACCAACAGGTGCTCCAAGTCTGTGGAGTGCCTGGAGGGGGCGCCGCCTGACGAGCCGGAAGTCGACCTCTCCCTCCAGATAGATGATTCAGGTCTGGCTGCGCTCGCGCTGCCGCCGGAGATAGTGGAGCTGATCCTGCGAGGTCGAGACCAGCTCGCCAAGCTGCGGCTGAAGGAGGTGACGGTGGAGGGTGACTACGTACCCATGTCTCCCATAGTACCACCTCCACCCAGCGAGCACCACTACATCGTCATGTCTCCTCGCACCAACCTCGTCTGA
- the LOC106715722 gene encoding uncharacterized protein LOC106715722 isoform X1, with amino-acid sequence MSGYLEVKYPFKSNLGLNPFKSWKKQWCILRPSATCGGGSLAVYCSEAGAPAGTVDLPSGCIVKRAKSRTRPHAFAVFSVEEPCKPRVLLAATSHHDAQHWMDKIRNLLNTENLIDEGPVKDSFSVTVLSTELSKKCGLSGADCSVTVGAAGLLVAKPRRLATLLPWPHLVELRPDPDDKNICVLTLDSGFSQGSGVMKLSSPLAGELAAAVRSALRRRALPRAAKLSRSEGDLRSRREVEAEEARRSSWYSGPSEVSLDDTDLIMCKESRPFPAGSLSLRARALLHLAPYEHTDSSYDRRSLVSVASGVYEEIAEEPAGGGGGGAARAMAARRALDCEEPTYESVAECLYATVRRARRAPPPPLPPRQHAPLVKLGEAWVSGVSVGAGAAVTRHSSLGSLPRYCHTRTLPKARQPFSVFRKRLKSDSRLASSPKSENSKEIKDVETKKKKFDFPPPRDIFKSFRVSRKMKNLKIGSALVKGETKSCEFLDDTRHVATNRCSKSVECLEGAPPDEPEVDLSLQIDDSGLAALALPPEIVELILRGRDQLAKLRLKEVTVEGDYVPMSPIVPPPPSEHHYIVMSPRTNLV; translated from the exons atgtcAGGGTATTTAGAAGTAAAGTACCCTTTCAAATCAAACCTCGGACTAAATCCTTTCaag TCATGGAAGAAACAATGGTGTATACTCCGGCCAAGTGCGACTTGTGGCGGTGGGTCCTTGGCGGTGTACTGCAGCGAGGCGGGCGCTCCCGCGGGCACAGTGGACCTGCCCTCAGGTTGCATTGTGAAGCGGGCAAAGTCTCGCACTCGCCCGCACGCGTTCGCAGTGTTTTCCGTTGAGGAGCCCTGCAAGCCTCGCGTGCTACTCGCCGCAACTTCCCATCATGATGCGCAACACTGGATGGACAAGATTCGGAACTTACTGAATACTGAAAATTTGATTG ACGAGGGCCCGGTGAAGGACTCGTTCAGTGTGACGGTGTTGAGCACGGAGTTGTCAAAGAAGTGCGGGCTGAGCGGCGCCGACTGCTCGGTTACGGTGGGAGCTGCGGGGCTCCTGGTGGCGAAGCCCCGACGACTGGCGACATTGCTCCCCTGGCCCCACCTAGTCGAACTGCGCCCTGACCCTGATGATAAGAATATATGCGTGCTTACGCTTGATAG TGGGTTCAGTCAAGGCAGCGGTGTAATGAAGCTGTCGAGCCCGCTGGCCGGCGAGCTGGCGGCGGCGGTGCGCAGCGCGTTGCGGCGCCGCGCCCTGCCTCGCGCAGCTAAGCTCAGCCGGAGCGAAGGCGACCTCAGAAGTCGTAGAGAAGTTGAAGCTG aagAGGCGCGGCGCAGCAGCTGGTACAGCGGACCCTCGGAGGTGTCGCTCGACGATACAGACCTCATTATGTGCAAG GAGTCTCGTCCGTTCCCCGCGGGTTCGTTGTCACTGCGGGCGCGTGCGTTGCTGCACCTCGCGCCGTACGAGCACACAGACAG CAGCTACGACCGGCGCTCTCTGGTGTCGGTGGCGTCGGGAGTGTACGAGGAAATCGCGGAGGAGCCGGCTGGGGGTGGGGGTGGGGGTGCAGCGCGGGCGATGGCGGCAAGACGTGCACTGGACTGCGAGGAGCCCACGTATGAGAGTGTGGCGGAGTGCCTGTACGCTACAGTGCGCCGCGCACGACGCGCCCCGCCACCACCACTGCCGCCGAGACAACATGCGCC ACTGGTGAAGCTGGGCGAGGCGTGGGTGAGCGGTGTCAGTGTGGGTGCGGGCGCGGCGGTGACACGACACAGCTCGCTCGGCTCTCTGCCACGATACTGTCACACGCGCACGCTGCCCAAAGCACGCCAGCCCTTCAGCGTCTTCAG AAAAAGACTGAAAAGCGATTCCCGGCTGGCGAGCTCACCGAAATCTGAGAACTCCAAAGAAATCAAAGACGTCGAaacgaagaagaagaaattcGACTTCCCACCGCCGCGGGATATATTCAAGAGCTTCAGAGTTAGCAGGAAGATGAAGAACCTTAAGATCGGCTCCGCGCTGGTGAAAGGCGAGACCAAGAGCTGTGAATTCCTCGATGACACGCGACACGTCGCCACCAACAGGTGCTCCAAGTCTGTGGAGTGCCTGGAGGGGGCGCCGCCTGACGAGCCGGAAGTCGACCTCTCCCTCCAGATAGATGATTCAGGTCTGGCTGCGCTCGCGCTGCCGCCGGAGATAGTGGAGCTGATCCTGCGAGGTCGAGACCAGCTCGCCAAGCTGCGGCTGAAGGAGGTGACGGTGGAGGGTGACTACGTACCCATGTCTCCCATAGTACCACCTCCACCCAGCGAGCACCACTACATCGTCATGTCTCCTCGCACCAACCTCGTCTGA
- the LOC106715762 gene encoding beta-hexosaminidase subunit alpha, whose product MFYFLTIFLITSVNVNSMSIVNPGPKYPPTKGEVWPKPQHETTELTYYTFDPSNFKVKVTNNTCNTLTSAIERYSYIVRSLKPQRDQRPISRTERRQRALQAQTLKLGVLQELQVQLTEPCEDYPHLEMDEKYRLSVSAVSILSSSSVWGILRGLETFAQKFYISDDMNELRINTSVVEDFPEYAHRGLLLDTGRHYISVSNILLTLDAMAMNKMNVFHWHIVDDQSFPYQSEKFPDLSLYGAYHSSMVYTKDNIAQIVEYARLRGIRVLPEFDVPGHTRSWGNAYPNILTPCYRGNEVVGLGPMNPIRNITYKMIRDLFHEVQTRFPDKYLHIGGDEVEMLCWRSNPEIREYLQENGLKVEELHALFMQNTIPLLADGSKIVVWQEVFDEDVPLTSDTLVQVWKNDWVGEMVKVLEAGHRVLFSSAWYLDHLGAEWPTLYVSDPRDMVRDATGNDTLTAGVIGGEACMWGEMVDDRNVISRVWPRASAVAERLWSAPKSSQHRRYYFEMSPQPEVYRRMEEHVCRMNRRGIAAQPASGPGFCLV is encoded by the exons atgttttactttctaacaatatttttgataacttCTGTGAATGTTAACTCCATGTCCATTGTTAATCCCGGACCTAAGTATCCACCGACAAAGGGAGAGGTTTGGCCGAAACCTCAACACGAAACTACGGAACTTACTTACTACACTTTTGATCCATcaaattttaaagtgaaa gtAACAAATAACACATGCAATACACTTACTTCGGCAATCGAAAGATACTCGTATATCGTGAGGAGCCTAAAACCGCAGCGAGACCAGAGGCCGATCTCGAGGACTGAGCGACGACAACGTGCGCTACAAGCCCAGACCTTGAAGCTTGGCGTCTTGCAAGAGTTACAAGTGCAACTGACAGAGCCATGCGAAGACTATCCACATTTAGAAATGGACgaaaaat ACAGGCTGAGCGTGTCCGCAGTGTCAATACTGTCGAGCTCCTCCGTGTGGGGCATACTCCGCGGCCTCGAGACATTCGCACAAAAGTTCTACATCTCCGATGACATGAAT GAGCTGAGAATAAATACGTCTGTAGTGGAGGATTTCCCGGAGTATGCGCACCGTGGGCTACTGCTGGACACTGGCCGACATTACATCTCGGTGTCCAACATCCTGCTCACACTTGATGCGATGGCTATGAACAAGATGAACGTCTTCCACTGGCACATCGTCGATGACCAGAGCTTCCCATACCAGAGTGAAAAATTCCCCGACCTTAG TTTGTATGGCGCGTATCATTCCTCCATGGTGTACACGAAAGACAACATTGCACAAATTGTGGAGTACGCTCGACTGCGCGGCATTAGGGTCCTGCCCGAGTTTGATGTACCtg GACATACGCGGTCATGGGGAAACGCGTATCCCAATATCTTAACGCCATGCTACCGCGGGAACGAGGTAGTGGGACTGGGTCCCATGAACCCCATCCGGAACATCACCTACAAAATGATCCGTGACCTCTTTCACGAAGTGCAAACTCGGTTCCCCGACAAGTATCTGCACATCGGCGGTGACGAGGTGGAGATGCTCTGCTG GCGGTCCAACCCAGAGATCCGCGAGTACTTGCAGGAGAACGGGTTGAAAGTGGAAGAGCTGCACGCCCTGTTCATGCAAAACACCATACCGCTGCTCGCTGATGGATCCAAGATCGTCGTATGGCAA GAAGTATTTGATGAAGATGTACCTTTGACTAGCGACACACTCGTGCAAGTTTGGAAGAATGATTGGGTTGGAGAAATGGTGAAG GTGCTGGAGGCCGGTCATCGCGTGCTTTTCTCGTCGGCGTGGTACCTGGACCACCTGGGGGCCGAGTGGCCGACGTTATATGTATCAGACCCGCGGGATATGGTGCGCGACGCCACTGGCAACGATACGCTGACCGCCGGCGTGATCGGCGGCGAGGCCTGCATGTGGGGAGAGATGGTCGACGACAGGAATGTTATATCGAG AGTGTGGCCGCGCGCGAGTGCTGTAGCGGAGCGGCTGTGGAGCGCGCCCAAGTCGAGTCAGCACCGCCGCTACTACTTCGAGATGTCGCCACAGCCCGAGGTCTACCGCCGCATGGAGGAGCACGTGTGCCGCATGAATAGGAGGGGCATCGCCGCTCAACCGGCCAGCGGCCCGGGCTTTTGtctcgtttaa